GGCGATCGACAATCTCGAAGCGATCGTGCTGGCCTTCGACGCCGTCATGGTGGCCCGCGGCGACCTCGGCGTCGAATTGCCGCTCGAAGAGGTTCCGCTGGTGCAGAAGCGGGCCATTCAAATGGCCCGGGAGAACGCCAAGCCGGTGATCGTGGCCACCCAGATGCTCGAGTCGATGATCGAGAACTCCCGGCCCACCCGGGCCGAGGCCTCCGATGTCGCCAACGCCGTGCTGGACGGTGCCGACGCGGTCATGCTGTCCGGAGAGACCTCGGTCGGCAAGTACCCGCTGGAGGCGGTGCGGACGATGGCTCGCATCATCGGTGCGGTCGAGGAGAACTCGACGGCGGCCCCGCCGCTGACCCACGTCCCGCGCACCAAGCGCGGCGTCATCTCCTATGCCGCTCGCGACATCGGTGAGCGGCTGGATGCCAAGGCCCTGGTCGCGTTCACCCAGTCCGGGGACACGGTGCGCCGGCTGGCCCGGTTGCACACGCCGTTGCCGCTGCTGGCGTTCACCGCACTGCCGGAGGTGCGCAGCCAGCTGGCGCTGACCTGGGGCACCGAGACCTTCATCGTCGGGCACATGGAAACCACCGACGACATGATCCGCGAGGTCGACCGCTCGATGCTCGAGTTGGGCCGGTACAAGCGCGGTGACCTCGTGATCATCGTCGCAGGTGCCCCGCCGGGCACAGTAGGCTCGACAAACCTGATCCACGTCCACCGGATCGGGGAGGACGACCACTAGGGAGAGAACTCTTGGCCAACGCGGACCTCGACGAGCTGCTGGCCATTCTCGATCTCTCCCCGGTCGGCGACGACCTGTTCGTCGGCGCACATCCGCACAAGAACCCGCCGCGCACCTTCGGCGGGCAGCTGATGGCCCAGGCTTTCGTGGCGGCCTCCCGCACTCTCCGTCACGACATCGCTCCGAGCGCGCTGTCGGTGCATTTCATCGCCGGCGGCGATCCGGAGTCCGACATCGAGTTTCATGTCGTCCGGCTGCGTGACGAGCGGCGGTTCGCCAACCGGCGTGTCGACGCCATCCAGAACGGCACGCTGCTCGCCACCGCCCTGGTGTCGTACCTGTCGGCGGGCAGCGGCCTCGAACACAACACCCCGATGCCCGACCTGCCCGCGCCGGAGACGCTGCCCACGATCGACGAGCTGCTCGTCGGGTACGAGAAAGTGGTGCCCGGATTCGTCGCCGCGCTGCGGCCCATCGAGTGGCGCTACACCAACGACCCATCGTGGATCATGCGCGAGAAGAACGGCATGCTGACCGCAAATCAGGTGTGGCTCAAGGCCGATGGCGCGATGCCGGACGATCCGACGCTGCACACCGCCGCGATGATCTATTCGTCCGACACCACGATCCTGGATTCGATCATCACCACCCACGGCCTGTCCTGGGGCTGGGATCGCATCTTCGCGGTCACGGTCAACCATTCGCTGTGGTTCCACCGGCAGGTCGACTTCTCCGATTGGGTGCTCTATTCGACGAATTCTCCGGTCGCCGCGGAGTCCCGCGGCCTGGGCACCGGCCACTTCTTCAACCCGACCGGGGAGGTGGTGGCCACCGTCACGCAGGAGGGCATCGTCAAGCACTTCCCCGGAAATGCCTGATAGAAGGCGTATCGTCGGTCACGTGACCGAGCCGCCGGTTCAGGTCGCGCAGCGTGTGCGCGCAAGGGAACGGGTTGTCGTGAATGTCGACACCCTGGCCGCGCGCTGGGTGGGCGCGCTGGCTTTGCTGATCGCGACCAGCTGGCTCGCCGTGCTGATGGTCCGCGCGCACCACCACCACACCGACTGGCACACCGACGGCCGGGTGGCGTGGTCGCTGACGATCCTGGCTGCCGTCGCGTTGATCGCGCGGGGAATCTTCCTCGGCAGGCCGGTGACCGCCGCGCACGCGATCGCCGCCGCGGCGGCGGTGCTCGCCGGTTTCGCCGCCCACCTGCTGGCCTTCGACCTCACCGGCGACGTGCTGATCGCGTCCTCCGGGCTGCTGCTGATGTGGCCGACGACCGCGCGACCGGATCCGTCGCAGCTGGCCGGGGTGTGGGCCCTGGTCGACGCGACCAGTGGTGACCCGGTGGCGCCGTTCGCGATGCAGAACCTCAAGAGCTACTTCTTCAGCGCCGATGGCACCGCCGCGATCGCCTACCGCACCCGGCTGGGATACGCCGTGGTCAGCGGTGACCCGATCGGTGACGAACGCCGGTTCGAGGAGCTGATCGGCGAGTTCACCGGCATGTGCCACACCCGCGGCTGGCGGGT
This is a stretch of genomic DNA from Mycobacterium sp. ELW1. It encodes these proteins:
- a CDS encoding acyl-CoA thioesterase II, which codes for MANADLDELLAILDLSPVGDDLFVGAHPHKNPPRTFGGQLMAQAFVAASRTLRHDIAPSALSVHFIAGGDPESDIEFHVVRLRDERRFANRRVDAIQNGTLLATALVSYLSAGSGLEHNTPMPDLPAPETLPTIDELLVGYEKVVPGFVAALRPIEWRYTNDPSWIMREKNGMLTANQVWLKADGAMPDDPTLHTAAMIYSSDTTILDSIITTHGLSWGWDRIFAVTVNHSLWFHRQVDFSDWVLYSTNSPVAAESRGLGTGHFFNPTGEVVATVTQEGIVKHFPGNA
- the pyk gene encoding pyruvate kinase; the protein is MSRRGKIVCTLGPATSTDESVRALVDAGMDVARLNFSHGDYVDHEAAYKRVRLASDVTGRAVGILADLQGPKIRLGRFADGPTYWANGETVRITVEHFEGNHDRVSTTYHNLARDAQPGDRLLVDDGKVALVVEHIDGDDVVCMVTEGGPVSNNKGLSLPGMNVSVPALSEKDIEDLEFALRLGVDLVALSFVRSPADVELVHEVMDRVGRRVPVIAKLEKPEAIDNLEAIVLAFDAVMVARGDLGVELPLEEVPLVQKRAIQMARENAKPVIVATQMLESMIENSRPTRAEASDVANAVLDGADAVMLSGETSVGKYPLEAVRTMARIIGAVEENSTAAPPLTHVPRTKRGVISYAARDIGERLDAKALVAFTQSGDTVRRLARLHTPLPLLAFTALPEVRSQLALTWGTETFIVGHMETTDDMIREVDRSMLELGRYKRGDLVIIVAGAPPGTVGSTNLIHVHRIGEDDH